In the genome of Sporichthya brevicatena, one region contains:
- a CDS encoding leucyl aminopeptidase has product MATISLSATAATEVRADAVVVGVSSGPKGPVLTAGAKAIEAAGIAKLAGVLKAMGATGKAEEVTKIPASGSIRASVVVVVGLGEPQGRAGYSAETLRRAAGAATRSLAGNKSVALALPADTVDEVGAVAEGALLGAYSYLRYRTNGSTPPAPVGAITVVSSLTGDRAAKAAVTRAEIVADAVCFARDLVNTPPSDLHPADLAASADSYGRKAGLAVEILDERALKKGGFGGILAVGQGSENKPRLVRMSWTHPKAKKTIAFVGKGITFDSGGLSLKPADAMITMKCDMGGAAAVIAAISAIARLKLPVNVTAWAPTAENMPSGTAQRPSDVLKMYSGKTVEVLNTDAEGRLILADAIARACEESPDVLVDAATLTGAAMVALGHRTSAVMSNDDDLRTRVHELGERTGERMWPMPMPEELRNSLKSSVADIANIGERWGGALSAALFLREFVADGVKWAHLDIAGPAFNEGEPYGYVPKGGTGVAVRTLVALAEDVAAG; this is encoded by the coding sequence GTGGCCACGATCTCCCTGTCCGCTACCGCCGCCACCGAGGTGCGTGCCGACGCCGTCGTCGTCGGCGTCAGCTCCGGCCCGAAGGGTCCGGTGCTCACCGCCGGCGCGAAGGCGATCGAGGCCGCCGGCATCGCGAAGCTGGCAGGCGTCCTCAAGGCCATGGGCGCCACCGGCAAGGCCGAGGAGGTCACGAAGATCCCCGCGTCCGGGTCGATCCGGGCCTCGGTCGTCGTGGTCGTCGGCCTCGGTGAGCCGCAGGGCCGCGCGGGCTACTCGGCCGAGACACTGCGGCGCGCGGCCGGGGCCGCGACCCGCTCGCTGGCCGGCAACAAGTCCGTCGCGCTCGCGCTGCCCGCCGACACCGTCGACGAGGTCGGCGCCGTCGCGGAGGGCGCGCTGCTCGGGGCGTACTCCTACCTGCGCTACCGCACGAACGGCTCCACTCCCCCGGCACCGGTGGGGGCGATCACCGTTGTCTCGTCGCTGACCGGCGACCGCGCCGCCAAGGCGGCGGTCACCCGCGCGGAGATCGTGGCCGACGCCGTCTGCTTCGCCCGCGACCTCGTCAACACCCCGCCCTCGGACCTGCACCCGGCCGACCTCGCCGCGTCCGCGGACTCCTACGGCCGCAAGGCCGGCCTCGCCGTCGAGATCCTCGACGAGCGCGCCCTGAAGAAGGGCGGCTTCGGCGGCATCCTCGCCGTCGGGCAGGGGTCGGAGAACAAGCCGCGCCTGGTGCGGATGTCGTGGACCCACCCGAAGGCCAAGAAGACGATCGCGTTCGTCGGCAAGGGCATCACGTTCGACTCCGGCGGCCTGTCGCTCAAGCCGGCGGACGCGATGATCACGATGAAGTGCGACATGGGCGGCGCGGCCGCGGTGATCGCGGCGATCAGCGCGATCGCCCGCCTGAAGCTGCCGGTCAACGTCACCGCGTGGGCGCCGACCGCCGAGAACATGCCCTCCGGCACGGCGCAGCGCCCGTCCGACGTCCTGAAGATGTACTCGGGCAAGACCGTCGAGGTGCTCAACACCGACGCCGAGGGCCGGCTCATCCTCGCCGACGCGATCGCACGGGCGTGCGAGGAGTCCCCGGACGTCCTCGTCGACGCGGCGACCCTGACGGGGGCGGCGATGGTGGCGCTCGGGCACCGCACGTCGGCCGTCATGAGCAACGACGACGACCTGCGCACGCGCGTCCATGAACTCGGCGAGCGGACCGGCGAGCGCATGTGGCCGATGCCGATGCCGGAGGAGCTGCGCAACTCGCTCAAGTCCTCGGTCGCCGACATCGCGAACATCGGCGAGCGTTGGGGCGGCGCGCTGTCCGCGGCGCTGTTCCTGCGCGAGTTCGTCGCCGACGGCGTGAAGTGGGCCCACCTCGACATCGCCGGCCCCGCCTTCAACGAGGGCGAGCCCTACGGCTACGTGCCCAAGGGCGGGACGGGCGTCGCGGTCCGCACCCTGGTCGCGCTGGCCGAGGACGTCGCCGCCGGCTGA
- the gcvT gene encoding glycine cleavage system aminomethyltransferase GcvT yields the protein MTELRHSPLHERHQELGAKLADFGGWEMPIDYGGVPAKLGVVAEHTAVRTAVGVFDVTHLGKLSVTGPGAAAFVDSCFTNALDRIAPGSAQYSLCCAEDGGVVDDLIVYLRADDDVLVVPNAANCATVAGLLADAAPAGVTVTDRHTDFGVLAVQGPRADDLVAALGLPTGHDYMSFVDATWDGRPVVVCRSGYTGERGYELLPRWEDAGDLWDALLKAGEQFGAVPCGLGARDTLRTEMGYPLHGQDISRAVTAVQAGLGWAVGWDKPAFWGRDALLAEKAAGRSRRLVGLVGLERAIPRCHMTVLRAEGGAAIGEVTSGTFSPTRKVGIGLALVEAGTADAVADGDEVVVDVRGRPGRFQVTKPPFVPSHVR from the coding sequence ATGACCGAACTGCGGCATTCGCCCCTGCACGAACGGCACCAGGAGCTGGGCGCGAAGCTCGCCGACTTCGGCGGCTGGGAGATGCCGATCGACTACGGCGGCGTCCCCGCGAAGCTCGGCGTCGTCGCCGAGCACACCGCGGTGCGCACGGCCGTCGGCGTCTTCGACGTCACGCACCTGGGCAAGCTCTCGGTCACCGGACCGGGCGCCGCCGCGTTCGTCGACTCCTGCTTCACCAACGCGCTCGACCGCATCGCCCCCGGGTCCGCGCAGTACAGCCTCTGCTGCGCCGAGGACGGGGGTGTCGTCGACGACCTGATCGTCTACCTGCGCGCCGACGACGACGTGCTCGTCGTCCCGAACGCGGCCAACTGCGCCACGGTCGCGGGCCTGCTGGCCGACGCCGCTCCGGCCGGCGTCACGGTCACCGACCGGCACACCGACTTCGGCGTCCTCGCCGTCCAGGGTCCGCGCGCCGACGACCTGGTCGCGGCCCTCGGGCTGCCGACGGGGCACGACTACATGAGCTTCGTCGACGCCACCTGGGACGGCCGTCCGGTCGTCGTCTGCCGCAGCGGCTACACCGGCGAGCGGGGCTACGAGCTGCTGCCGCGCTGGGAGGACGCCGGCGACCTGTGGGACGCCCTGCTCAAGGCCGGGGAGCAGTTCGGCGCCGTGCCCTGCGGCCTCGGTGCGCGCGACACCCTGCGCACCGAGATGGGGTACCCCCTGCACGGCCAGGACATCTCACGTGCCGTCACTGCCGTGCAGGCCGGGCTCGGCTGGGCCGTCGGCTGGGACAAGCCGGCGTTCTGGGGCCGCGACGCGCTCCTGGCCGAGAAGGCCGCGGGCCGGTCCCGCCGCCTGGTCGGTCTGGTCGGCCTGGAGCGCGCGATCCCGCGCTGCCACATGACGGTCCTGCGCGCGGAGGGCGGCGCCGCGATCGGTGAGGTCACCAGCGGCACGTTCTCCCCGACCCGCAAGGTCGGCATCGGGCTCGCGCTCGTCGAGGCCGGCACGGCCGACGCGGTGGCCGACGGCGACGAGGTCGTCGTCGACGTCCGGGGGCGGCCCGGCCGGTTCCAGGTGACGAAGCCGCCGTTCGTCCCCTCGCACGTGCGCTGA
- a CDS encoding adenosylcobinamide-GDP ribazoletransferase — translation MRFPARLTAGARLSVGLLTVVPVGAVRAEREQAGAAILCAPLVGAGLGAGVGLVAWGLGELGTSTLITGIGVVALFAALTRGLHLDGLADTADGLGSRKHPDGALAVMKASDIGPFGVLSILFAVLLQCVAAATLLARGPDHHAVALLALAAATARIPVVWACRAGLPAARPEGLGALVGGTVPGAAAAVWAGTALWVAALIGLWTDVGAARAVIAVGLALLAAAALLEHCRRRFGGMTGDVLGALVETAMTVALVVLSTT, via the coding sequence GTGCGGTTCCCCGCCCGGCTGACCGCCGGGGCCCGACTCTCCGTCGGGTTGCTCACGGTGGTTCCCGTCGGTGCGGTCCGGGCCGAGCGTGAGCAGGCCGGCGCCGCGATCCTCTGCGCGCCGCTGGTCGGCGCGGGACTCGGCGCGGGCGTCGGACTCGTGGCGTGGGGGCTCGGCGAACTCGGCACGTCGACGCTGATCACCGGTATCGGCGTCGTCGCGCTGTTCGCCGCCCTGACGCGGGGCCTGCACCTCGACGGCCTGGCCGACACCGCCGACGGCCTCGGCAGCCGCAAGCACCCCGACGGCGCCCTCGCGGTGATGAAAGCCTCCGACATCGGTCCGTTCGGCGTGCTGTCGATCCTGTTCGCCGTCCTGCTCCAGTGCGTCGCGGCCGCCACCCTGCTCGCCCGCGGCCCGGACCACCACGCGGTCGCGCTGCTCGCCCTCGCGGCCGCCACCGCCCGGATCCCGGTCGTGTGGGCGTGCCGCGCCGGCCTGCCCGCCGCCCGGCCCGAGGGCCTCGGCGCCCTGGTGGGCGGGACCGTCCCCGGCGCCGCGGCCGCGGTCTGGGCCGGGACGGCGCTGTGGGTGGCCGCGCTGATCGGGCTCTGGACCGACGTCGGCGCCGCCCGCGCCGTGATCGCCGTCGGGCTCGCTCTCCTCGCCGCCGCCGCTCTGCTCGAGCACTGCCGACGCCGGTTCGGCGGGATGACCGGGGACGTGCTCGGCGCGCTCGTCGAGACCGCGATGACGGTCGCTCTCGTGGTGCTGTCGACGACCTGA
- a CDS encoding nicotinate-nucleotide--dimethylbenzimidazole phosphoribosyltransferase: protein MNNARLDKLSGLIEWPDDDARSAAVARLRERREDPLGRLGDIAAWLAAVYGVCPPPPPARAKLMIFTDDAGVPDVVDRVASHSLRAVLRSRADGEATEVWDALARGALLADTEADIGTDLLLLAAPSEAARVPAATLIAFLNEADAQTVASTLRGDQEWMRMVSAVRDSLRRVKKAPEDPLSLLEALGGTEIAHLTGVILGAAARKLPVIFEGLAPTAAALMAHRINEAAGAWFMPAHNDPDPASTSGLRYLGRSALLDVGLFPGDGIAVLLAAEMLDVAAASLSDTGRIAGEGETWFSDPLSPLSEIPVEPEGDTSAPGS from the coding sequence ATGAACAACGCGCGCCTGGACAAGCTCTCCGGTCTCATCGAGTGGCCGGACGACGACGCACGCTCCGCGGCGGTCGCGCGGCTCCGCGAACGCCGGGAGGACCCGCTCGGGCGGCTCGGAGACATCGCGGCCTGGCTGGCCGCCGTCTACGGCGTCTGCCCGCCGCCCCCGCCGGCGCGCGCGAAGCTGATGATCTTCACCGACGACGCCGGTGTGCCGGACGTCGTCGACCGGGTGGCCTCCCACAGCCTGCGGGCCGTGCTCCGCAGCCGGGCCGACGGCGAGGCGACCGAGGTCTGGGACGCCCTGGCCCGCGGGGCCCTGCTCGCGGACACCGAGGCCGACATCGGCACCGACCTGCTGCTGCTCGCCGCCCCGAGCGAGGCGGCCCGGGTCCCGGCCGCGACCCTCATCGCGTTCCTCAACGAGGCCGACGCGCAGACCGTCGCGAGCACGCTGCGCGGTGACCAGGAGTGGATGCGGATGGTCTCGGCCGTCCGCGACAGCCTCCGCCGCGTGAAGAAGGCCCCCGAGGACCCGCTGTCGCTGCTCGAGGCCCTCGGTGGGACCGAGATCGCCCACCTGACCGGCGTCATCCTCGGCGCGGCGGCACGCAAGCTCCCGGTGATCTTCGAGGGCCTGGCCCCGACGGCGGCCGCGCTGATGGCGCACCGGATCAACGAGGCCGCCGGCGCCTGGTTCATGCCGGCGCACAACGACCCGGACCCGGCCAGCACGTCCGGCCTGCGCTACCTGGGCCGCTCGGCGCTGCTGGACGTCGGACTGTTCCCGGGTGACGGCATCGCCGTCCTCCTCGCGGCCGAGATGCTCGACGTCGCCGCGGCGTCCCTGTCGGACACCGGCCGGATCGCCGGCGAGGGCGAGACCTGGTTCTCCGACCCGCTCTCCCCGCTCTCGGAGATCCCGGTGGAGCCCGAGGGCGACACGTCCGCCCCCGGTTCCTGA
- the cobU gene encoding bifunctional adenosylcobinamide kinase/adenosylcobinamide-phosphate guanylyltransferase, whose translation MTDTRPARRVLLLGGARSGKSVAAEAMAAAAASGGEVVYVATADRRPDDAEWAARIVAHQERRPATWRTVETADPVPVLREPDRGVVLLDCVALWLARAMDAVDAWDDAAWAADAPTRLGERVNALVTAWAEARGTVIAVSNEVGMGVVPATAAGRRFRDELGRLNVRLAAAADEAYLVVAGRLLPLAQPGAGAGVGSGAGAGWA comes from the coding sequence GTGACCGACACCCGCCCCGCACGACGCGTCCTGCTGCTCGGCGGGGCCCGGTCCGGGAAGTCGGTGGCCGCCGAGGCGATGGCCGCCGCGGCGGCGTCCGGTGGCGAGGTCGTCTACGTCGCCACCGCCGACCGGCGACCGGACGACGCCGAGTGGGCGGCCCGGATCGTCGCGCACCAGGAGCGGCGGCCCGCGACCTGGCGCACCGTCGAGACCGCCGACCCGGTACCGGTCCTGCGAGAGCCCGACCGCGGGGTGGTCCTGCTCGACTGCGTCGCGCTGTGGCTGGCCCGGGCCATGGACGCCGTCGATGCCTGGGACGACGCCGCGTGGGCCGCCGACGCCCCCACCCGTCTGGGTGAACGGGTGAATGCCCTGGTCACCGCGTGGGCAGAGGCCCGGGGGACGGTGATCGCAGTGAGCAACGAGGTCGGCATGGGTGTGGTGCCCGCGACGGCGGCCGGGCGACGGTTCCGCGACGAGCTCGGCCGGCTCAACGTGCGCCTCGCCGCGGCGGCCGACGAGGCCTATCTGGTGGTCGCCGGGCGCCTGCTCCCCCTGGCCCAGCCCGGGGCCGGTGCCGGGGTCGGTTCCGGGGCCGGTGCGGGGTGGGCGTAG
- a CDS encoding DUF3043 domain-containing protein has product MFTRRDRESATTEAPSAPVVESGKGRPTPKRREAEKERRERIRPPRDSRERAKMQRKKRSETTRLMREALNNGDERYLPNRDKGPVRKFCRDWVDGRLTAAEFFMPIALASLVLMVAGANGIGGSLSSVMILVVLVDSAILTVQLKKALKRKFPDESRRGAVSYTLMRALTWRSMRTPKPQVPRGFRPS; this is encoded by the coding sequence GTGTTCACGCGACGCGACCGCGAGTCCGCCACCACCGAGGCCCCGTCGGCCCCCGTGGTGGAGTCGGGCAAGGGCCGACCCACCCCCAAGCGCCGCGAGGCCGAGAAGGAGCGCCGCGAGCGCATCCGCCCGCCGCGGGACAGCCGCGAGCGCGCGAAGATGCAGCGCAAGAAGCGTTCCGAGACCACACGCCTGATGCGGGAGGCCCTGAACAACGGCGACGAGCGCTACCTGCCGAACCGGGACAAGGGTCCGGTCCGGAAGTTCTGCCGGGACTGGGTCGACGGCCGGCTCACCGCCGCCGAGTTCTTCATGCCCATCGCGCTGGCCAGCCTCGTGCTGATGGTCGCCGGCGCCAACGGCATCGGCGGGTCGCTGTCCTCGGTGATGATCCTCGTGGTCCTCGTCGACTCCGCGATCCTCACGGTCCAGCTCAAGAAGGCGCTGAAGCGGAAGTTCCCGGACGAGTCCCGCCGGGGCGCCGTCTCCTACACGCTGATGCGGGCCCTGACCTGGCGCTCCATGCGCACCCCGAAGCCGCAGGTCCCCCGCGGCTTCCGCCCCAGCTGA